The genomic stretch CTCCCAACCATAGAGGCATTTTATCATGGCTACCCAAACCGCCACTCATATCTCCACTTCCCCCGTTGCGAATTTCTTTGCAGGCTTCGGCGCGGCTTTGTCGCGTGGCTTTGTCGCACTGATCGAAGCCGGTCAGAAATCGCGCAGCATGGAAGCACGCATGCACCTGATCGACCGTTTGAACGCGATGTCCGATGCACAGCTCGCCGAATTGAAAATCGAGCGTGATAACATCCCGGCCTATGTGTTCCGCGATCTGTATTACGTCTGAGTACAATTTGAGGCTGGGCTGCGCCTGACACTGTCTTGACAGTCGGCGCGGCCCGCGCCAACGCTGGCGCAATGTTAGACCTGCGCCCCGTTGGATATGTCATCGGACTTTTGGTTACCGCACTTGGGTTAACCATGATCGTCCCGATGTTGGTGGATCTTGCCGAGGGCAGGGAACACTGGCCGGTATTTGTCGAATCCGGTCTGATCACCATTCTGGCAGGCGGCGTTCTGGCGCTGAGTTGTTCAAACGGTGTCCGCGAAGGTCTGACAATCCAGCAAACATTCCTTCTGACCACGGGTGTCTGGCTGTGCCTGCCGATTTTCGGCGCATTGCCCTTTGTCTTTGGCGCCACCGAAGCGCGCTATGTCGATGCGTTTTTCGAGGCGATGTCGGGGCTGACCACCACCGGATCGACCGTCTTTACCGGTCTTGATGGACTGCCCAAGGGCCTGCTGCTGTGGCGCGGCATACTGCAATGGCTGGGCGGCATTGGTATCATCGTTGTGGCCATGGTGTTCCTGCCTGAGCTGCGGGTCGGGGGGATGCAGATCTTCCGCTCGGAAGCCTTTGAAACCATGGGCAAGATTTTGCCCCGCGCGACCCAGATTGCCAGCCAGATTTCGGGCATCTACATCGCGATCACCCTGGTGTGCGCGCTGGTCTACCTGATTCTGGGCATGAATGTCTTCGATGCCACGGTCCATGCGCTGACGACTGTGTCGACCGGCGGCTTTGCCAATTACGATTCGTCCTTTGGCAACTTTGTCGGAATGCGTGAATACGCGGCCTCGTTCTTCATGATTCTCGCCGCGCTGCCTTTCGTGCGCTATGTGCAGTTGATCAACGGCAATACCACAGCACTGTGGCGCGACACCCAGGTGCATGCGTTTTTGGGCACCATCGCGGTCATTGTTGGCGTCAGCGCGTTCACCCTGACCTATATTTTTCCCCACAGCGTCGAACGCGCGGTGCGCGAGGCGCTGTTCAACGTGGTTTCGATCATGTCCGGCACCGGTTTTTCCAGCGTCGATTATATGGCTTGGGGGCCGTTTTTGATTTCGATCTTTTTCTTCGTCGGCCTGATCGGCGGCTGCGCCGGTTCAACGGCCTGTTCGGTCAAGATTTTTCGCTATCAAATCCTGTTTTCCTCGATCCGCGCACAATTGCGCAAAACCCGCAGCCCGCATGGCATATTCACCCCCCGTTATGACGGGCGTCCGGTGGATGCAGATGTTCTGGGCTCGGTCATGTCATTTTTCGTCTTCTTCGTGGTATCGCTGGGTCTGTTGGCCGTTGCCTTGGGAATGACCGGGCTGGATTTCGTGACGTCGCTGTCGGGGGCAGCCACGGCGCTGGCCAATATCGGACCGGGGCTGGGCGAGATTATCGGCCCGGCAGGCAATTTCGGACCGCTGAACGACACTGCCAAATGGTTGCTTGCCGGCGGCATGCTGGTCGGACGCCTTGAACTGATGGTGGTCTATGCCATCGTGACCGTACAATTCTGGAGAGCTTGATGAAACGTCCCCTTGGTGCCCAAATTTCCCACATGCTGAAGGCGCGCGGGGTTGATACCATCTTTGGCATTCCCGGGGTACACAATCAGGAAATGTACCGTGGCATTGAAGAGGCGGGGATCACGCATGTTCTGGCGCGCCACGAACAGGGCGCGGGCTTTATGGCCGACGGTTATGCGCGCGCCTCGGGCAAGCCGGGGGTGGCCTATGTAATCACCGGACCGGGCCTGTGCAATATCATGACGCCGATGGGGCAGGCCTATTCTGATTCCGTGCCGATGCTGGTGGTGTCATCCTGTCTGGACGAGGTCGAAGGCGTCAAAGGGCAACTGCACCAGATGAAAGACCAGCGTGCCGCGGCTGATACTGTGTGCGACTGGTCAGCCGAGGCGCGCACGGCCGATGCAGCCTATACGCTGATCGACCGCGCGCTGACCGAAATGACCGCCAACCGGCCTCGGCCCAAACATATTCAGGTGCCGATTGCAGCCTTGCAAGCGCCCGCAGATCCGGCACCGGTGCCACGCGGCTATACAGCGCCCAGCCTGCCGCAGATGGGCGACGCGCTGGACCGTATTCTCGGAGCCGACCGGCTGCTGTTTGTTTTTGGTGGCGGTGCACGGGTCGGATACGAAACAACCCGCAAGGCGCTCAAGGCGCTGGGGGCTGCGTCTTTTACCACCTATGCCGGTCGTGGTATCGTCGGCACAGATGATCCGCTGCACTTCGGGCCGTCTCTTGCGCATCCATCCAGCGCCGATGTGATCGGCTCGGCAGACGTGGTTGTGGTGGTTGGCAGCGAACTGGCCGAAGTTGACCTGTGGCGCACGCACTTGGGCCATCAAAGCCTGCTGGTGCGCGTCGACATCGACGCGTCGGCCTTTACCAATACCGACGCGGGTGTGTTGAACATTCTGTGTGACGGGCCGCTGCTGATGCGTGCGCTTTTGGAGCGCGCCGAGGCTTTGGACAAGACAGCCTCGGGCTGGTCACCGGACGAGGTGACAAAATCCCGCAAGGCGTGGTGCGCCGACACCGATGCTGCGCGCCCCGGCATCGCGCCGCTGTGTGATGCCCTGCGCGCCGTCGTGCCCGAAGATACGATGATCTATTCGGACATGACCCAATTCGCCTATGTGGCCAAGGACATCTGGCCGATGACCAAACCCGGCCACTGGCACCACCCTTACGGCTTTGGCACGCTGGGCTATGCCACGCCCGCCGCCATCGGCGGTGCCATCGCACGTCCGGGCAAGCCGACTCTGGCGATCATTGGCGACTACGGCTTTCACTACACGATGCAGGAATTGGGCGTGGCCGTCGAACTGGGGATGCCGCTGCCGATCATCCTGTGGGACAACGGCAAACTGAAAGAGATCGAAGACAGCATGACCCGCGCCCAAATCGCACCCAATGCGGTGATCGCGCGCAATCCCGATTTCTGCAAGCTGGCCGAAGCCTTTGGCGCCCACGCGGTTGCCCCCACAACGATCCAGCAGATGCAAGATGCCGTTAGTGCTGCGTTCACGGCGGACGGCCCGACGCTGATCTACCTCACGCCCGAGATCACAGAGTAAGGCTGCCGTTTCTCTGGTTTGAAAATCCTCCCCGAAGGGCTGGTCAGTCACGGGCTCTCACCTTGAGAGGGTACAAAAAAGAACAGGCGGCGCCCCTTGGCTCCGCCTGTTGACCTGTCACTGCAAATGATCACTGTTTGTGCTTCATTACGAAGCGACAGGTCTGCGGCGTTCATTTACGAAGACCGCAATCTTGTTGCCTCATTTCAGAATTTTCCCGTGTTCGCGATAGATGCCGCCCCAGGTCTTGCCCGCGATATAGGTCGGGCAGCCGGGTTTGGCGGTGTTGATGATCAGGAACCACATGGTTTCGCCGGGCCGTCCGGCGCGCGAATATTCACAGCCCAGCGGGTTGGTCCACCACTGGCCCTGATGGCCAACAGGTGGTTTTGCCACGGATGCGGCGGCTTGCGTTGCCAGCATCACGGTTGCGCCAATGGCTGCGACGCTTAGAATTTTCGAAATCATGGTCCACTCCACTTTGATTGATCTTCACGTGCCCCCACGCTTGATCGTCAAAATGATGGACGGCCCTTAACACGGGCCTAATGCGGCGCTGTCAAGCGCCGCGCAATTGTTTTAAATGGCGCGGGTTCAGTCCCAGCAGCTGACCAGAACGGTCATGCCCACAGCCACCTCGGTGATGTCCTCGGGGGCAGAGGCGCCGGTTTCGGCGGCCGCTTTGGTGCTGACACCGGCATTGGCCAGAACCTGCCGGATCACGTTGGCGTCGGCGGCAAAGACGACTTCGTCGGGCAGCGCGCGTGCGCCATCGGGCTTGGGCAACAGCATTCCCGTGACCGACCCCGTGGCGTCAAAGACCGGCCCGCCCGCGTCGCCAGGCAGGGTGGTCATGGCCAGACGGTACAGACCGGTCTCGCCCTGCAATCCGCGCACATCTGCCAACATGCCAAAGGTCATACTGGGTGCGCTCAGCACGCCGTCATAGCTGTAACCGGCAACCGCGACTTCGGACTGCAAGCGCGGCGCGGTGGCGCTGAACTGTGCAACCGACAGCGGGGCCAGCGTCTCTTTGGGGCGCAGCACGGCAATGCCATTGGCAGCGTCATCGGCGATCACATCGGCTTCGTATTCATCATCAATCGTCAGGCGGGTGCACGACTGAACAGCCTCGGAGGTGGTCAGCACCAGCCCCGCACTGTCCACATAAAAGCCCGAGCGCGCGATGCGCGGTTTGCGCACATCCAGCCCGGACACAAGGTCGATGGCCTGCGCATCGGCATTGCCTGCCGCGGGGTCAAGGGCCGCATCAAGGCGGACAAAGCTCTTGTCCATCTCGCCAATCAGACGGCGGCGGCGTTCTTCGTCCCCCGCAGGCCAGATCAATGTAAAGCCCTTGATCTTGCCGTCTTGCAGGGTGGCGCGGGTTTCCGACACCATGGTGCCGTTTTCACCGATCAGCACAAAGTCGTTCTTGCGACGTTCGCGCGGACCCTCCAGCGGCACAATTTCCAGTGTTTGCATGATGTCATACAGGCCATACAAGGTATCCTGATCGCCACGCTGGCTGATCAGCAGCACTTTGGCCGGAATGTCGCCGGTGGCGTCATAATGGGCAAAGGGCGGTTCATAACGGTCAAAGCTGACCACATTGGCTGGCAGCATCATTTCGATGCCGGCATCTGCGTCAACAACCCGTTCCAGTCCCAAACCTTCCAGCACCGCGTTATACTGTTTTTTCAATGCGCTGCGTTGCAACGTGGTCAGTATGCCGGTGACGTCAAAGGCGTTTGCCTCTTGCCAGGCGGCCATGGAATTGCGCGTGCCACGGCCAAAGGCGCCGTCGATGGCCGCGTTGTAAAACCCGGCCCATTTCAGCATTGTCTGCAAATCCATCCGCTCGTCGCGGGTCAGCAACTGTTCGCTGCGACGTGCCTCGGCAGGGGTTTCATCTGCGGGTTCGGGCGTGGGCAGGGGGGCCACTTCGGCAACGACCTCGCCGGTTGTGGCGGTTTCGGCAGTGGCTTCTGCGGCAGCGGTCTGTGTTGCACTGTCGTCGGCCACCGCGTCAGGCGCATCGACCACACCCCGGTTCAGCACGTTGGCGCCCACCGGCCAGAATTGCTGGCGATAGTCCGAGGAGGCCGAGATATAGGAATCGCGCGGGATCAGACCGTCGGCGCGATAGACACGCAGCACCTGATCGGCGTCTTCGGGCGCATATGGCCCCAAGGCAATGCCGTACCAGCCCCCACCCAGCGCAAAACCGTTCACGTCCTCGATGGTTCCTGCATAGGCGCGGGCCCGCGATGTTGCTGTGGCCAGACTGGGGTGCGCTTCGATTTGTACCCATACAACCTCTTGGGCAGACTGCGCCGCCGCAGGTGTCACGGCCACCCCCGCTGTTACCCCTGACAACCCTGTTGCCAGCATTGCCGCAACCAACATCTTGCGCATCATCTTAACCAGAACTCCTGCTCGGAAATTATTTGATGCAGATAAGCAGGAAATCGCTGCAATGACCATATGCACACACGGGGAATTCATCGTCGCAGGCCTCTAATATGGCCCTTTTTTCCGGTCAAAGGGCACCAGCCTGCGACAAAGCCGCGATTGACCATTGTCGGGGGGCTGCGTAGGTAAGGCGCGCACGAAACTGGAAAGCGTATCCCCCATGTCCGACACGTCCACAGCCCCCCGTTCGTTTCAGGAAATCATCCTGCGGCTTCAGACCTATTGGGCGTCCAAAGGCTGCGCCATCCTGCAACCCTATGACATGGAAGTGGGGGCCGGGACGTTTCACCCTGCAACCACCCTGCGGTCGCTGGGCGCACAGCCATGGGCCGCGGCCTATGTGCAACCCTCGCGCCGCCCCACCGACGGGCGCTATGGCGAGAACCCGAACCGCTTGCAGCACTATTACCAGTATCAGGTGCTGATCAAACCCAGCCCGCCCGATCTGCAAGAGCTGTACCTTGGCAGCCTGCAAGCCATCGGCATCGACGCCAGCCTGCACGACATCCGTTTTGTCGAGGACGACTGGGAAAGCCCGACGCTGGGCGCCTGGGGGCTGGGCTGGGAAGTCTGGTGCGACGGTATGGAAGTGTCGCAGTTCACCTATTTCCAACAGGTCGGCGGCCACGATTGCAGCCCTGTCTCGGGCGAGCTGACCTATGGTCTGGAACGTCTGGCGATGTATGTGCTGGCGGTCGATCATGTGATGGACATGCCGTTCAACGATCCGCAATCGCCGATCCCGCTGACCTATGGCGATGTGTTCAAGCAGACCGAAGAAGAATACGCGCGCTGGAATTTCGACGTGGCCAACACCGAGGTGCTGCTGCGCCATTTCGAAGAGGCCGAGGCCGAGTGCAAGGTGATCCTTGAGCAAGCGCACGACGACCCCAAGACCGGCAAACGCATCGTCATGGCGCACCCTGCCTATGATCAGGCGATCAAGGCCAGCCACATCTTCAACCTGCTGGACGCGCGCGGCGTGATCTCGGTCACTGAACGTCAGGCCTATATCGGGCGCGTGCGCGCCCTGACCAAAGCCTGCGCGGATGCCTTTGTGCAGACACGGGCAGGGGGCTGGACCCCGGAAGCGGTCGCATGACCGGCAAGTTACTGGCGGCATTGATCGTGATTACAGCACTCATCGCAGGCGCAGGCATGTATTACCTGCAAGTCTATGGCTACTATGACGAGGTGACGCAGGAAGAGGTCAACCTGGTCTCGGTGGTCTCCGATCTGCCCGAGCCAATCCCGTTCACCGATTTCCAGGCTATCGACGCCGACAGCTCGCCCATCCGCTACCGTGCCTGTTTCAGGACGGACATGTCGCTGGCCATGCTGAGCGAAACCTTTGTCGGGCTGGAAAAGGCCGAGCCGCGCAATGCGCCGGGCTGGTTCGACTGTTTCGACGCCGCCGCCATCGGTGCCGAGCTTGAGGCAGGCACGGCGCTGCCGTTTCTGTCGCAAAAGAACGTGCACTACGGCGTCGACCGGATCGTGGCGATCACGCAGGACGGGCGCGGCTATATCTGGCACGAGCTGAACGACTGCGGCGAAAAAGCCTATGACGGCACCGTGGTGGGAGAGGAATGCCCCGAACGGCCCGCCGACAACTAAACCCCGCCCTGACCCGAAACGGGCAGGGGACCCCATCGCGTTTTAATCCGCGCCGCCTCTGGACCACACTGGCGGGTGGCGTTATCCACGGCGCGACCGGGTGGACCCTGCCGCCCCATAATCCAAAGGTGTGCCGGTGCCCGACCTGCTGATCGAACTGTTTTCCGAAGAAATCCCCGCACGGATGCAAACCCGCGCGGCGGGTGACCTGAAAAAGCTGGTGACCGACGGGCTGGTCGAGGCGGGCCTGACCTATGCCTCTGCCGCCGCCTTCTCGACGCCGCGCCGCCTGACGCTGACCATCGAGGGCGCGCTGGCCGCGTCGCCGACCACCGTGGAAGAGCGCAAGGGCCCCAAGGCCGACGCCCCCGAAAAGGCCATCGAAGGCTTCCTGCGCGGTGCCGGCCTGACCCGCGACGATCTGGAAGAACGCGACACGCCCAAGGGCAAGATCCTGTTCGCCAAGATCACCAAGCCGGGTCGCCCCGCCGCCGAAATCGTGGCCGAGGTGCTGGAACGCACCATTCGCAATTTCCCCTGGCCCAAGTCGATGCGCTGGGGCGATGGCACCCTGAAATGGGTGCGCCCGCTGCATTCGATCCTGTGTATTCTGGTCGCCGAAGAGGGCGCCGAAGTGGTGCCCATGGACATCGACGGCATCGCCTCGGGCAACACCACGCAGGGCCACCGTTTCATGTCACCCGGCGCGATCACCGTGCGCAGCTTCGACGACTACACCACCAAACTGCAACACGCCCATGTGGTGCTGGACCCCGCCGAGCGCGCCAACGCCATCTGGCACGACGCCACCACGCAGGCCTTTGCCCAGGGGCTTGAGGTGGTCGAAGACGCGGGCCTTCTGGCCGAGGTCGCAGGGCTGGTGGAATGGCCCGTGGTGCTGATGGGCAAGATCGACGACGATTTTCTGGGCCTGCCGCCCGAGGTGCTGCAAACCTCGATGAAAGAGCATCAAAAGTTCTTTTCCGTGCGCAACCCCAAGACCGGGCGGATCGAACGGTTCATCACCGTCGCCAACCGCGAAACCGCCGACAATGGCGCGACTATCCTTGCGGGCAACCAAAAGGTGCTGTCGGCCCGTCTGGCCGATGCAAAATTCTTCTGGGAAAACGACCTGCGCACCGCAAATGCAGGCATGACCGACTGGCTGGACGCGCTGAAAAACGTGACCTTCCACAACAAGCTGGGCACACAGGCCGATCTGGTCGACCGCATGGCGACACTGGCGCGTGAAATCGCCCCCGCCGTGGGCGCCGACCCCGATCAGGCCGAGCGCGCCGCGCGTCTGGCCAAGGCGGATCTGGCCTCGGAAATGGTCTATGAATTCCCCGAGCTTC from Pseudosulfitobacter sp. DSM 107133 encodes the following:
- a CDS encoding TrkH family potassium uptake protein, whose protein sequence is MLDLRPVGYVIGLLVTALGLTMIVPMLVDLAEGREHWPVFVESGLITILAGGVLALSCSNGVREGLTIQQTFLLTTGVWLCLPIFGALPFVFGATEARYVDAFFEAMSGLTTTGSTVFTGLDGLPKGLLLWRGILQWLGGIGIIVVAMVFLPELRVGGMQIFRSEAFETMGKILPRATQIASQISGIYIAITLVCALVYLILGMNVFDATVHALTTVSTGGFANYDSSFGNFVGMREYAASFFMILAALPFVRYVQLINGNTTALWRDTQVHAFLGTIAVIVGVSAFTLTYIFPHSVERAVREALFNVVSIMSGTGFSSVDYMAWGPFLISIFFFVGLIGGCAGSTACSVKIFRYQILFSSIRAQLRKTRSPHGIFTPRYDGRPVDADVLGSVMSFFVFFVVSLGLLAVALGMTGLDFVTSLSGAATALANIGPGLGEIIGPAGNFGPLNDTAKWLLAGGMLVGRLELMVVYAIVTVQFWRA
- a CDS encoding thiamine pyrophosphate-binding protein — encoded protein: MKRPLGAQISHMLKARGVDTIFGIPGVHNQEMYRGIEEAGITHVLARHEQGAGFMADGYARASGKPGVAYVITGPGLCNIMTPMGQAYSDSVPMLVVSSCLDEVEGVKGQLHQMKDQRAAADTVCDWSAEARTADAAYTLIDRALTEMTANRPRPKHIQVPIAALQAPADPAPVPRGYTAPSLPQMGDALDRILGADRLLFVFGGGARVGYETTRKALKALGAASFTTYAGRGIVGTDDPLHFGPSLAHPSSADVIGSADVVVVVGSELAEVDLWRTHLGHQSLLVRVDIDASAFTNTDAGVLNILCDGPLLMRALLERAEALDKTASGWSPDEVTKSRKAWCADTDAARPGIAPLCDALRAVVPEDTMIYSDMTQFAYVAKDIWPMTKPGHWHHPYGFGTLGYATPAAIGGAIARPGKPTLAIIGDYGFHYTMQELGVAVELGMPLPIILWDNGKLKEIEDSMTRAQIAPNAVIARNPDFCKLAEAFGAHAVAPTTIQQMQDAVSAAFTADGPTLIYLTPEITE
- a CDS encoding serine protease — its product is MRKMLVAAMLATGLSGVTAGVAVTPAAAQSAQEVVWVQIEAHPSLATATSRARAYAGTIEDVNGFALGGGWYGIALGPYAPEDADQVLRVYRADGLIPRDSYISASSDYRQQFWPVGANVLNRGVVDAPDAVADDSATQTAAAEATAETATTGEVVAEVAPLPTPEPADETPAEARRSEQLLTRDERMDLQTMLKWAGFYNAAIDGAFGRGTRNSMAAWQEANAFDVTGILTTLQRSALKKQYNAVLEGLGLERVVDADAGIEMMLPANVVSFDRYEPPFAHYDATGDIPAKVLLISQRGDQDTLYGLYDIMQTLEIVPLEGPRERRKNDFVLIGENGTMVSETRATLQDGKIKGFTLIWPAGDEERRRRLIGEMDKSFVRLDAALDPAAGNADAQAIDLVSGLDVRKPRIARSGFYVDSAGLVLTTSEAVQSCTRLTIDDEYEADVIADDAANGIAVLRPKETLAPLSVAQFSATAPRLQSEVAVAGYSYDGVLSAPSMTFGMLADVRGLQGETGLYRLAMTTLPGDAGGPVFDATGSVTGMLLPKPDGARALPDEVVFAADANVIRQVLANAGVSTKAAAETGASAPEDITEVAVGMTVLVSCWD
- a CDS encoding glycine--tRNA ligase subunit alpha, yielding MSDTSTAPRSFQEIILRLQTYWASKGCAILQPYDMEVGAGTFHPATTLRSLGAQPWAAAYVQPSRRPTDGRYGENPNRLQHYYQYQVLIKPSPPDLQELYLGSLQAIGIDASLHDIRFVEDDWESPTLGAWGLGWEVWCDGMEVSQFTYFQQVGGHDCSPVSGELTYGLERLAMYVLAVDHVMDMPFNDPQSPIPLTYGDVFKQTEEEYARWNFDVANTEVLLRHFEEAEAECKVILEQAHDDPKTGKRIVMAHPAYDQAIKASHIFNLLDARGVISVTERQAYIGRVRALTKACADAFVQTRAGGWTPEAVA
- a CDS encoding DUF6446 family protein, which gives rise to MTGKLLAALIVITALIAGAGMYYLQVYGYYDEVTQEEVNLVSVVSDLPEPIPFTDFQAIDADSSPIRYRACFRTDMSLAMLSETFVGLEKAEPRNAPGWFDCFDAAAIGAELEAGTALPFLSQKNVHYGVDRIVAITQDGRGYIWHELNDCGEKAYDGTVVGEECPERPADN
- the glyS gene encoding glycine--tRNA ligase subunit beta; translation: MPDLLIELFSEEIPARMQTRAAGDLKKLVTDGLVEAGLTYASAAAFSTPRRLTLTIEGALAASPTTVEERKGPKADAPEKAIEGFLRGAGLTRDDLEERDTPKGKILFAKITKPGRPAAEIVAEVLERTIRNFPWPKSMRWGDGTLKWVRPLHSILCILVAEEGAEVVPMDIDGIASGNTTQGHRFMSPGAITVRSFDDYTTKLQHAHVVLDPAERANAIWHDATTQAFAQGLEVVEDAGLLAEVAGLVEWPVVLMGKIDDDFLGLPPEVLQTSMKEHQKFFSVRNPKTGRIERFITVANRETADNGATILAGNQKVLSARLADAKFFWENDLRTANAGMTDWLDALKNVTFHNKLGTQADLVDRMATLAREIAPAVGADPDQAERAARLAKADLASEMVYEFPELQGLMGRYYIEAMGEDKAIAAAAQDHYAPLGPSDDVPTAPVSVAVALAEKIDKLTGFWAIDEKPTGSKDPFALRRAALGVIRILVENDLALSLKSEALQVSSTIITTTLKLSLQKLTSKNADLLAFIHDRLKVYLRDQGIRHDIIDACIAMEGNDDLNLLVKRARALSDTLKTDDGENLIQGFKRANNILTQAEQADGVEYSYGADPKFAETDEERALFAALDAAEAQITPAMQAQDFTTAMSAMAGLRAPIDAFFTAVQVNSDNATVRRNRLNLLSRIRQICLAVADLTRIEG